CCTTGCGCCTCGCAGTTGTGCTCGCAGCGCCTCGCAGTCTCGCACTTACATCCTTAGAGCCTGGCGGCCCGGATCACAACACCGCGCACAAGCCCAGCCGGCAGGGGGCGGCGTTTTAAGGCGGCCTAACTCCTATCCCGCTAAGCGGCGGTGCCGTGGCAGCGCTTATATTTCTTTCCGCTGCCGCAGGGGCAGAGTTCGTTGCGGCCGACTTTCGGCTGGTCGCGTTGTAGCGGTTTGGCTGGAGAGTCGTCGTCTTTGTTCGTGTGGAACTGCTGTACGCGGCGGCCGGTGCCGGGCATCGGGCCGAGCATCTGCTCCACTTGCTGTGGCGGCAGCGCGTTGCCGGCTGCGACGGGCTGCGGCACCAGCTCGCCCGATGGGATCTGTTCGAACTGCGGCGACCCCGGCGCCGCCGTCTGCGCCTGTGGCGGGCCGTGCTCGATCACGACGCGGAACACGCCTTTGACCGCTTCGTCGGCGATGTTGTTCTTCAGCGATTCGAAGATCTCAAACGCTTCCTTTTCGTACTCGACGCGCGGGTCTTTTTGGCCGTAGCCGCGCAGGCCGATGCCGGTCTTCAGGTGATCCATCACGTAGAGATGATCCACCCACTGACGGTCTATGATCGGCAATAGGAGATACCGCTGCTCGACGACGCGCAGAATCTCCGGCGTCACTTCCTTCTCTTTCGCCTCGTACGCCGCCAGCGCGGTCTCGCGCAGCGTCCGGCGGATCTCCTCTCGGTCTTTGCCGGCAAGATCTTCGAGCTTCACGGAGCGTTTGACTGGGAAGATCTGCTCGAGGGCGTTGAGCATCTCCTCGAGGTCCCATTCGCTCGGATGAACGTTTTCGGGCGCGTTCTCCTCGACGGCTTCGTCGACTTTCGCCTCGAGCGTCTGCGTCATGAAGGCCCGGGAGTCGAACGTCCCTTCTAAGGTCGAGCGCCGGTCGGAGTAGATCACCGACCGCTGCTTGTTCATCACGTCGTCGTATTCGAGCACGTGCTTGCGAATCTCGTAATTATGGTTCTCGACCTTGCCCTGCGCGCGTTGAATCGACTTCGTCACTAGCCCCGACTCGATCGGCTGTTCGTCGGTAAACCCGACGCGCTCCATGATCGACGTCATGCGCTCGCCCCCGAAGAGGCGCATCACCTCGTCCTCGAGCGAGACGTAGAAACGCGACGAGCCCGGGTCGCCCTGGCGCCCCGACCGTCCGCGCAGCTGGTTGTCGATCCGCCGCGACTCGTGCCGCTCGGTGCCGATGATGTGCAGCCCGCCGTTCCGCGCGACGCCGTCGCCGAGCTTGATGTCGGTGCCGCGGCCAGCCATGTTGGTGGCGATGGTCACCTGGCCTTCCTGGCCGGCGTCCTTGATAATCTCCGCCTCTTGTTCGTGATACTTCGCGTTGAGCACGTTGCACTCAACGCCCTTGCGCCGCAGCATCGTCGCCAACAGTTCGCTCTTCTCGATCGAGCGCGTGCCGACGAGAACGGGCCGCCCCTTCTTATGCTCTTCGATGATCTCGTCGACCACCGCATCGAACTTTGCCTTCTCCGACTTGTAGACGATGTCGGAGTGATCTTTGCGGACCATCGGCATATTCGTCGGCACCACGACGACGTCCAGGCCGTAGATGTCGCGGAATTCGCGTTCCTCGGTCTTCGCCGTGCCGGTCATGCCGGCAAGATGGTCGTAAAGCCGGAAGAGGTTCTGGAACGTGATCGTGGCGAGCGTTTGGTCCTCGCCACGCACTTTGATCCCTTCCTTCGCCTCGATCGCCTGGTGGATGCCGTCGGAGTAGCGCCGCCCATACATCAATCGGCCGGTGAACTCGTCGACGATGATCACCTCGCCGTCCTTCACGATGTACTGCTGGTCCTTATGGAAGAGGTTCCACGCCTTGAGCGCCGCGTTCAGCTGGTGCGTCAACTCGATGTTGCGCTGCTCGTAGAGGTTCTGGATGCCGAGCATCTTCTCGACCTTTGCAACGCCGGCTTCCGTGATCGGAACGGCGTGCGCCTTCTCGTCAACGGTGTAATCCTCGCCCTTTTGCATCCGCGGGATGATCTGCGCGAACTTTTCGTAGAGCTCGCCCGACTCTTGCGAGGGTCCGCTGATGATGAGCGGCGTGCGCGCCTCGTCGATCAGGATCGAGTCCACTTCGTCCACGAGCGCGAAGTAGAGCTCGCGCTGCACGAGGTCTTCCACCTGCCAGGCCATGTTGTCGCGCAAGTAATCGAAGCCGACCTCATTGTTCGTCACGTAGGTGATGTCGCAGTTATACGCTTCGCGCCGCTGTGCCGAGTCGAGGCCGTGCTGGATCACGCCGATCTTCAGACCCAAGAACTCGTAGATCGGGCCCATCCACTCGGCGTCGCGCCGGGCGAGATAGTCGTTGACGGTGACGACGTGAACGCCGCGCCCTTCGAGCGCGCGCGCGTAGACCGGCAGCGTCGCGACGAGCGTCTTGCCTTCGCCGGTCTTCATCTCGGCGATCCGGCCTTCATAAAGCACCTGACCGCCCATGATCTGCACGTCGAAGTGACGCATCCCGACGGTCCGCTTCCCGGCTTCGCGCACGACGGCGAAGACCTCGGGCAGCATCGTGTCGAGCGATTCGCCTTCTTCGAGTCGCTGCCTAAACTCGGCGGTCTTCGCTTTCAGCTCGTCGTCGGTGAGCGCCGAGATCTGCGGTTCGAGTTCGTTGACGGCCTTCGCGGTGCGGCGCAGCCGCGCGACGTCGCGCTCGTTGCCGTCGATGAGAGTCTTGAGGAACGCCACGGACGTTACGGGACGAGCCCGATTCCCGTCACCGCCCCCGGCGATTTATAGTAGGAGGTCGGCGCAATATTGCCGTTTGCGTCGGGCGGAAAGATGTAGATGACCCCGCCACCGCTCGCCGTCGAATCCGCAACGTAAATCACCCCGTCGGCGTTCACCTTTACGTCGGTCGGCGCGTTGAGCTCCGTCTTGCAACCCTGGATCTTGCGAATCGGCTTCGTGTACGGAATCTTCTTGTTGTAGGGCGGGAAGACGAGAATCGCGGGCGCCTGCTTCGAGCTGCACTTCGCATTGGGCTTGCCCTGATCGGCGATGTAGATGTTGCCGCTCGAGTCGAGCGAGACGCTATAGGGCATCACGACTTCGTTCTTCGCCGTGATGCTGAAGCGCGGATAGATGTTGATCGGCGTCGGCGTGGGCGACGGCGTCGGCGACGGGCTCGGCGTTCCGCTCGGGGTCGGCGACGGCGAAGGCGTCGGCGTCGGCTTCGGTGTCGGCGTCGGCTTCGGCGTCGGCGACGGGGTCGGCAGCGAGAACTGCGAAACCGACGCGCCCTGAATGTTCGCGACGTAGATGTGCCCCTGCGCGTCGATCCAGACGCCGCCCGGCACCTTTAAGCCCGGCTTCGGGCCGGCGATCTCTTGATACGGCTGCGTGCTGCCGGCACCGAAGAGCAGGATCTGGCTCGGGTAACGCCGCGTCGGATCGACGTCGGCGATAACCATGAGGTTCGGAGGTCCGCTCGGCGTCGTTGACGGCGCCGGCGACGGCGCTCTCGGCGAGAACGCGATCCCGCGCGGTCGCCCCGTGAGCGCCGTCGAAGAGAGGGGCACGACGTTCCCGGTCGCAAGCGCCTCGAACTCGATGAGCAGCGAGCTGTTCGTGCTCGGGTTGTAGTTCGTGACCCACAGATTCTTGCCACGATCGAACGCGATGTACTGCGGACCGTCGAGGGTCGTGCTACCGCCACCGATGTTATAGGTCGGCCCCATTCCGCTCTTCGTCCCGTTCGTATAAATGCTGACCGCGTTCTGGTTGCTGTTCGACGCGTAGAGCGTCTTCGACGGGAAGTTCGGCCCGACGCTGATTCCGGTCGTCTGACCGAGGCTGCTGCACGCGACGATCGCCCCGGTCGCGATCAGCGCGAGGAAGCCTAACGAACGCACGGGACCCCTCTTTCTCTGGATAGGCACAGCCCTGCGGTTCCCGCAGGCGCCCGACTTTCCTGGCCGCTCGCACGGTGAGCAAGGAACCAGATGGCGGCTACCAGGACGACGAAGAGCAGCAAGGAGACCACGAAGCGGCGGGTGCGGCGGCGCACGTAGGCCGGGCGGCTCGACTCGGTGTCGATGATGGATCTGGGCACGACGAAACTCTTTAGACCGCGTGCCGGAACGGATGGTTGAGCTCGTCGCCCTGGACGAGCTTCAGCAGCTCCCCGACCGTGACGAACCGATAGCCCGCCCGCTTGAACCGCTCGACGACGTACGGCAGTGCCTCGATCGTCGCGAGCTTGCCGC
The DNA window shown above is from Candidatus Binatia bacterium and carries:
- the secA gene encoding preprotein translocase subunit SecA; protein product: MAFLKTLIDGNERDVARLRRTAKAVNELEPQISALTDDELKAKTAEFRQRLEEGESLDTMLPEVFAVVREAGKRTVGMRHFDVQIMGGQVLYEGRIAEMKTGEGKTLVATLPVYARALEGRGVHVVTVNDYLARRDAEWMGPIYEFLGLKIGVIQHGLDSAQRREAYNCDITYVTNNEVGFDYLRDNMAWQVEDLVQRELYFALVDEVDSILIDEARTPLIISGPSQESGELYEKFAQIIPRMQKGEDYTVDEKAHAVPITEAGVAKVEKMLGIQNLYEQRNIELTHQLNAALKAWNLFHKDQQYIVKDGEVIIVDEFTGRLMYGRRYSDGIHQAIEAKEGIKVRGEDQTLATITFQNLFRLYDHLAGMTGTAKTEEREFRDIYGLDVVVVPTNMPMVRKDHSDIVYKSEKAKFDAVVDEIIEEHKKGRPVLVGTRSIEKSELLATMLRRKGVECNVLNAKYHEQEAEIIKDAGQEGQVTIATNMAGRGTDIKLGDGVARNGGLHIIGTERHESRRIDNQLRGRSGRQGDPGSSRFYVSLEDEVMRLFGGERMTSIMERVGFTDEQPIESGLVTKSIQRAQGKVENHNYEIRKHVLEYDDVMNKQRSVIYSDRRSTLEGTFDSRAFMTQTLEAKVDEAVEENAPENVHPSEWDLEEMLNALEQIFPVKRSVKLEDLAGKDREEIRRTLRETALAAYEAKEKEVTPEILRVVEQRYLLLPIIDRQWVDHLYVMDHLKTGIGLRGYGQKDPRVEYEKEAFEIFESLKNNIADEAVKGVFRVVIEHGPPQAQTAAPGSPQFEQIPSGELVPQPVAAGNALPPQQVEQMLGPMPGTGRRVQQFHTNKDDDSPAKPLQRDQPKVGRNELCPCGSGKKYKRCHGTAA